Part of the Quercus robur chromosome 5, dhQueRobu3.1, whole genome shotgun sequence genome, GGAGGATAAGAGGGTAGACTCTgatgaccctttttttttttttttttttttttttaagagaatataCTCTGATGACTTAAGACTTAAGAGCACCAGCATtgcaaaaattattgaaaagaaaaatgtgttaAATTTACTCTGatgactttctttttcttttcttttttttttttagagcatttccttttataataaaaaaaatgtgttaaatttacacattttttatcttaaaaataaCTCACATCAATTAATGTATAAAAGCACTCACagtagatgtgggatatgtgccaaatgctaaatatttggcacatatctcACACCAAACAGGAAAATCAGCTCCCCATAAGATATTGcaaatgttataaaattatatcatttgtgtttgtaccattgcaaatttgcaatggtACGGACAGATGTGGTaaaccaaaaattattattttattggacttTGATGTTGTGGCTGTTGTGGATGATAATGAGAATGTgatcatatattattttaacgtgtagtaaatattattttaatgtatagaattgaatgataaaatatctgataaatgggatgttgtaaaatgatgtggtaaaataataaagtaggtcttTGATGtgataaaatgacataatttttgcaacatctgctacggatgctctaaGTGAATAAATTTATAAGTTTGTTATAGTAACCTACATTAACATTgttcattttgcatttaattatttattctttctttaaatatgttgagaattttaataatattctttctttaaataataaacaaaattcatacttaatattttaaaatacattttaattaaaatattaaaacaaataattttaattataaaataagataatttttaaaacttatctTTAAGCTAAGGGCAAATTAGTACACAATATTGTCGTAACTATGTTAATTGAGTTATGTTAATTGACACTTTTGATATCTCTAAAGAAGATGCTTAATGTTCGAATCTACTCTCCTAATTGTCgtaactattaatttttagaaaatataaaataaaaaaatgtgtgcttttttttcttttaacttaaaATATCTACTAATTTTAGATTAAATATATAAGTTTCCTAATGTTATTATGGTACCATTTGGTAGTCTACAGGTTCGTTCTTAAAATAAAGACCTTTTCCTCCAAGTTTCTATCACTATAACAAccgattttttaatttttacccttttctcaaaaagaaactAATTAAAAGTTAGAAATTGAAACTAACACCCTTGCTAACgggcagattttttttttttttttttttttgctaggacAGGGCAGATATTTGTGTGCCGTGAAGAAAGTATTTACCTTTAGATAAtccaattaccaaaatacttgTCAGTAGtagtagttttttctttttatttcgaCAACACATTATTCTTTATCTCTCTCCCATCGCatcatttctctctcattttttctactttttcttaGAATATCAgcaatattattattgaaattcacatatctttttttttttttttttttttgataagtgaaaTTCACATATCttcttattttcaaataaactcAAACAGTACCCATATCACAAATAAACTTCACTTTTACATTAAGCCAAACACAGTTTTAGTCTAAGGTCTGTTTAGatactgtttattttattaaaattaaaaatttattattaaaagtattaaaaatttattattaaaattattataaataaagataaaaattaattaaaataatataatgagacttataaataatgtcaaaaaatacaataatattcataaataataaaaataatctaaatgataaaataattttcatttataatctTAATTCAAACCcacattttaatatataattttttttaaaaacttttccaGACTCACCCGGAAAGAGGGACACCAAATGCGAACACcgatgtttttattattttttatttccatcgGGAAAAAAATGAACACTACTTTTTTGACCAGATGGTTGTCTGAGTTTGGACCACAGCACCACAAAtatctaaaatataaaatattgcgTGAAGAAGTTGTTACCGACCTGCTCTCgtacaattaattaataaattagtcAGGGTTTTGGTGTTTATCAATCAGCCAGGATGCAAGAGTGGATTGATGTGTTGGGCTTTGGGCCCCaatcaaaaattatataataaggaaaagaaagaaaattataagtAAAGGTACATTTGAAGCTCCTCGTGACTGTggtcagaaaagaaaaattctattggcacattaatattatattttttggcttttgtttCCACTGTACTAAGTTTTGGTGGTCCattgtatccaaaaaaaaaaaaaaaaaaaagttttggtggTCCAAATTTTGATGCTCGTAATTAATACTTTGTTGAATCATATTGCATTTTAAGGAGGTGCTCAAATTATCCATATTGGAACAACTTTTTGAATTAATCTTACTTGGGCCAAAGCTAAGATTGATTTGATTAGGATTAATGGCCTAAACCTTGAGAGTGTATAATGCAGAATAGCAGCAACCAGATGCATGTCATTTTCCATGACGGTGATATCTCTATTCCATAGGCTGATATATGCATGGTAAAATTTTCCTTTGAGAGAAGCAAAAGCAATTTGTTGGGCAATGGAAATAACAAAGCAAAAGAGGATGATATCTTGATTATTTCGATCATTGCAAATTTAAAGCTACAAGTGACAAATTGAATTTGATTGAAAGCTGTTAGTTcgtttagaacctaacaaaaccAGCTGCAAATTAATGCTGCTATTACGAAACAAACTCGAATAAGATATaattctcattttttcttttttttaatttacttttcaaTAAGGGAAGGAGATTCAAATTAAAGTTCTCTTCTATGGAGaacctaataataataagatagaATAAATATACAATATTTTAGAATTATAATTACATTCAAAATCGCAACAAACtatttaaacaataatataaaaactGAAATAATATATGATGCCATTTATAGGACACTCGGTACTACCAAAATGACCTATTCATCAAAAAACTTAACtatgatgaccttaaaatctcAGAAAACCAGCAAAGAAAAAGTCTGAAACTACATGAAACTCAATACGGATAGGTAAAATAAATTCGTTTACAAGCAGCAAACAAGCTCTAAAGACATTGAACTCAACCAAATTACAAGGATTCAGCACCGGTATTTATCATCTCCGGTGATTCTGAAACACATCAAAATTGGCTCTTTTccaattatatttaatatttaattagctGTTTGTGATTAATCATTGTAGGAAAATTCGGTGTTATCTGAATCCGAAAAAGAATTCTCAAATATTGGTGAATCACTACAGGTCAATTCATCAATGGGATAGTCATATTCACCTTCCTCCCTTGCAGCATCTGCGTTCTCTTGCAACTGCAGTGCACGTTCAAGTCCTACCTCCACTTCACCCATTGCTGGACGATCCTTTCCCTCCATTCGCACGCAAGAACTCGCAATGCCGAAGTAAATCTTGAAACACAATGGAGCTATCTTCCCCATCAGATACGGATCAATTATCTCACTGATGGTCCCTTCTTGTTTACATTTGCTGGCCCAGCTAAACAGATCACGCCGTCCCTTTTCTAAATTCCGATCAAATGTTGATCTGCCACAGAGTAGTTCAAACAGTACCAAACCAAAAGAGAAGACGTCGGATTTATCAGTCAGGTCTCCAAACAGGGCATACTCAGGAGCCATGTAACCAATAGTACCCACAATTCTAGATTCGATCCTAATTAAAGCCTTTGACAAACTCGGGGGACCCATTTTGGAAAACCCGAAATCTCCCAACTTGGCTTCCAATTTCTCGTCCAACAGAATGTTGTTCATATTCACGTCACGGTGGATAATAGTATGCTTTAGCCCAGTCTGTAGATAGTGCAGTCCACGCGCGACTCCGATGCAAATCGCTAGTCTTTGTTTCCACGGGAGGGGATCGTGGTCAGTGCCGCAGATGAAGATGTGTTGGCGCAGGTTTCCATTGACCATGAATTCGTAGACAAGGCACCGTGCGCCTTTATCAATACAATATCCGATGAGAGGGATGAGGTTAGGGTGGCGTATCTGGCAAAGCAACACCACCTCGTTCGTTAACTCGACAACACCCTGTCTTGAGCTGGTTTTAAAACGCTTTATTGCAACGCTTATGCCTCGGTCATCAATAAATCCCTTATAGACTTTGCCAAAACCCCCCTCACCAATTACTAAATCGTCAGCGAAGTCATTGGTAGCTTTCTTGATCTCACCGACTGAAAATCGACGACATAATCCCTCAGGAAGATCTGAAgagtaattttgttttttttcgtCTGACCTTCCCTTCCCGGACGGCCTTAATAACTTTGAAATAGACTGAGATATACCTTCCATCGACGCTTCGGTCCTATGCCCACGAACGACGAGAGAATGATGCACTCGGAGTGGAAAGGATTATTGTTTTGGAACCCCCTGCAAATAATTTTAGCAAGTTTTGTTGTTATTgctgttgtttatttatttatttattttgtttcttggaGCAGATATGGTAATTAATTATGGGCTAAGTTTGTTGCATATATTTTCTGCGTTTACCTTTGGTTCAAAACCACTCGTAATATTTGTGTGTAACAAAATTTTCTCAagggtatatataatataaaaatgtttaTGTATCTCAAGATAGAAGAATAGAGTAGATGTTGTTATTTTCTGTGAAgaaatataaacaattatattGTGTTGACTTTGGTGCATTGGAGagttaaatttttcaaaagaaagagCGTACACTACGGTCCAAAAGGAAAACGACAAGATACAACGAATCCATTCCAATGTGTTGCTTCTCATCATAATAGATGTAAAAGTCCGTTCCAAGGGTGTTACATCCAGCATTCTAGAACAGACTAGTCTTGGTGCTAGGCTGTTAATGAATGTTAACGAGTGGTGGATGGAATGTATTTGACAAGATTAGTAGTTATTTTCGCAATTGAAAAAATAGATAGG contains:
- the LOC126726655 gene encoding receptor-like protein kinase FERONIA translates to MEGISQSISKLLRPSGKGRSDEKKQNYSSDLPEGLCRRFSVGEIKKATNDFADDLVIGEGGFGKVYKGFIDDRGISVAIKRFKTSSRQGVVELTNEVVLLCQIRHPNLIPLIGYCIDKGARCLVYEFMVNGNLRQHIFICGTDHDPLPWKQRLAICIGVARGLHYLQTGLKHTIIHRDVNMNNILLDEKLEAKLGDFGFSKMGPPSLSKALIRIESRIVGTIGYMAPEYALFGDLTDKSDVFSFGLVLFELLCGRSTFDRNLEKGRRDLFSWASKCKQEGTISEIIDPYLMGKIAPLCFKIYFGIASSCVRMEGKDRPAMGEVEVGLERALQLQENADAAREEGEYDYPIDELTCSDSPIFENSFSDSDNTEFSYND